In one Dama dama isolate Ldn47 chromosome 5, ASM3311817v1, whole genome shotgun sequence genomic region, the following are encoded:
- the LOC133056188 gene encoding uncharacterized protein LOC133056188 yields the protein MSRFSNWKACQVSRSLMPFDNIRAPRERRKENKKEALFEEQPQPLGQRLPKGEGAQIAGDETRDAGADKAVEDGAPLSKRESRKDARGTDWKLPVPLGPVYPPLVSTLSSVKALGRSWELSPPTTNRFRIHDVHAARLPQQGPFQNFMDMKAEKRLAGRKERRSCFGDINTHKCYQFGQIFCPFQALATTVSTDLGKELKVGGHGCVQKHSHFQKRKRSGERGIFCDKG from the exons ATGTCCCGTTTCAGTAACTGGAAGGCCTGCCAGGTCAGCAGAAGCTTGATGCCATTTGACAACATCAG AGCACCCcgtgagaggaggaaggagaacaaGAAGGAAGCCCTCTTTGAagagcagccccagcccctcgGTCAGAGGCTGCCGAAAGGGGAAGGGGCCCAGATTGCGGGCGACGAGACCAGGGACGCAGGAGCTGACAAGGCTGTGGAGGACGGCGCTCCTCTCAGCAAGAGAGAGTCCCGGAAGGACGCCAGGG GAACAGACTGGAAGCTGCCGGTCCCCCTGGGACCTGTTTATCCACCTTTGGTCTCGACTCTGAGCTCCGTGAAAGCCCTGGGACGAAGCTGGGAACTGTCTCCTCCGACGACAAACAGGTTCCGGATACACGAC GTGCATGCAGCCCGCctgccccagcagggccccttccagAACTTCATGGACATGAAGGCAGAGAAGAGGCTGGCCGGCCGCAAGGAGCGTCGCAGCTGCTTTGGAGACATCAACACTCACAAGTGCTATCAGTTTGGACAGATTTTCTGCCCTTTCCAGGCCCTTGCCACCACGGTGAGCA CAGATTTAGGGAAAGAGCTGAAGGTAGGTGGCCACGGTTGTGTTCAGAAACACAGCCATTTCCAGAAGAGGAAGAGGTCTGGGGAGAGGGGGATCTTTTGTGATAAAGGATGA